A region of Gordonia crocea DNA encodes the following proteins:
- a CDS encoding esterase/lipase family protein has translation MSSADAAPDYSYLGGVAAQLRAPGSSPSGANDWRCRPDARHPQPVVLLHGLSNDTITWNTMSPVLAGAGYCVFTTTYGLGWLGPVGAVTTAQESARQISAFIDRVRAATGAAKVDLVGHSMGGAIPFYYLNHLGGRAKVDDYIALGAPLHGSDLSGVQTAFAGLLNIPGAARQCGGPCQFNTGSPFLRVLDPDPRRSPDVDFTMIVTRYDEVATPYRTGLLRGPNVRNVVLQDRCATDYTEHYEMTADPIAVREVLNALDPTRARPADCTTVLPFVGPVR, from the coding sequence ATGTCGTCGGCTGATGCGGCGCCGGACTACAGCTACCTCGGCGGTGTGGCGGCGCAGTTGCGGGCACCCGGATCGTCGCCGTCCGGCGCCAACGACTGGCGGTGCCGGCCAGATGCGCGCCACCCGCAACCCGTCGTCCTGCTGCACGGGTTGAGCAATGACACGATCACCTGGAACACGATGTCCCCGGTGTTGGCCGGCGCCGGCTACTGCGTGTTCACCACCACCTACGGCCTGGGATGGCTGGGCCCCGTCGGCGCGGTGACGACGGCCCAGGAGAGTGCGCGGCAGATCAGCGCATTCATCGACCGCGTCCGCGCGGCGACCGGAGCGGCGAAGGTCGACCTCGTCGGCCACTCGATGGGCGGGGCCATCCCGTTCTACTACCTCAACCACCTGGGCGGCCGGGCGAAGGTTGACGACTACATCGCTCTGGGTGCCCCGCTGCACGGTTCCGACCTCAGCGGCGTCCAGACGGCGTTCGCCGGGCTGTTGAACATCCCCGGGGCCGCGCGCCAATGCGGCGGGCCGTGCCAGTTCAACACCGGCTCACCGTTTCTGCGCGTACTCGACCCGGACCCGCGGCGTTCGCCCGACGTCGACTTCACGATGATCGTGACCCGCTACGACGAGGTCGCGACGCCGTACCGCACCGGCCTGCTGCGCGGACCGAACGTGCGCAACGTCGTCCTGCAGGATCGGTGCGCCACCGATTACACCGAGCACTACGAGATGACGGCCGACCCGATCGCGGTGCGCGAAGTCCTCAACGCCTTGGATCCGACGCGGGCGCGTCCGGCCGACTGCACCACGGTGCTGCCCTTCGTCGGGCCGGTTCGTTGA
- a CDS encoding VOC family protein, with product MRVVSIIADLAVPDLPQAKDFYADYLGLRDEEFNLGWVARYTSPETGAHLQILTEDASAPVNPVVTVKVVDIDEALAEANRRGYEIVHPLTVEPWGVKRFFVRAPDGNVFNIAEDH from the coding sequence ATGCGTGTCGTCTCCATCATCGCCGACCTCGCGGTCCCCGACCTGCCGCAGGCCAAGGACTTCTACGCCGACTACCTCGGACTGCGCGACGAGGAGTTCAACCTGGGCTGGGTGGCGCGCTACACCTCCCCGGAGACCGGTGCGCACCTGCAGATCCTCACCGAGGATGCGAGTGCGCCGGTGAACCCGGTGGTGACGGTCAAGGTCGTCGACATCGACGAAGCGCTCGCCGAGGCGAACCGCCGCGGCTACGAGATCGTGCACCCGCTCACCGTCGAACCGTGGGGCGTGAAGCGGTTCTTCGTGCGGGCCCCCGACGGCAACGTGTTCAACATCGCCGAGGATCACTGA
- a CDS encoding methylenetetrahydrofolate reductase, with protein MGLAERIADRGDGVLLFSITPPRSSTTPEDAQRIADVTLARLEALDLDGLVLYDIDDESDRNPAERPFPYLPTMDPAVFRDDFLARWRRPVVVYRCVGKYDEEAMERWLAEQDPATVLSVFVGASSRDKERTLELPAAQKLRAEVNPGLKLGGVAIPERHARTGTEHHRMVAKQQAGVSFFVTQVVYDVSAAKSMLSDYYYACREAEVEPVPVIFTLSVCGSMKTVEFLEWLGVDVPRWLRNDLAHADDTLAVSFDQCLAAAAELTRFARRLGTPHGFNVESVSNRRREIEASVELAARLRG; from the coding sequence GTGGGTCTGGCCGAACGGATCGCTGATCGGGGCGACGGGGTGTTGCTGTTCAGCATCACGCCGCCGCGGTCGTCGACGACCCCCGAGGACGCTCAGCGCATCGCCGACGTGACGCTCGCCCGGCTGGAGGCGCTCGACCTCGACGGCCTGGTGCTCTACGACATCGACGACGAGAGCGACCGCAACCCTGCGGAGCGCCCGTTCCCGTATCTGCCGACGATGGATCCCGCGGTCTTCCGCGACGATTTCCTCGCCCGGTGGCGCCGGCCGGTCGTCGTCTACCGCTGTGTCGGCAAGTACGACGAGGAGGCCATGGAACGCTGGCTCGCCGAGCAGGACCCGGCGACCGTGCTCAGCGTCTTCGTCGGGGCCTCCTCGCGCGACAAGGAGCGCACCCTGGAGCTGCCGGCGGCGCAGAAGCTGCGCGCCGAGGTCAATCCGGGGCTGAAGCTCGGCGGCGTCGCCATTCCCGAGCGCCACGCCCGGACCGGCACCGAACACCACCGCATGGTTGCCAAGCAGCAGGCCGGGGTGTCCTTCTTCGTGACCCAGGTCGTCTACGACGTGTCGGCGGCCAAATCCATGCTCTCGGATTACTACTACGCGTGCCGCGAGGCCGAGGTCGAGCCCGTGCCGGTGATCTTCACGCTGTCGGTGTGCGGATCGATGAAGACCGTCGAGTTCCTCGAGTGGCTCGGCGTCGACGTCCCGCGCTGGCTGCGCAACGACCTGGCGCATGCAGACGACACCCTGGCGGTGTCGTTCGACCAGTGCCTGGCGGCGGCCGCCGAGCTGACCCGGTTCGCCCGGCGACTCGGCACGCCGCACGGCTTCAACGTCGAGAGCGTGTCGAACCGCCGTCGTGAGATCGAGGCGTCGGTGGAACTGGCCGCGCGTCTGCGCGGGTAA
- a CDS encoding TetR/AcrR family transcriptional regulator, translating to MARPAEPGRTALLEAGVDVAAERGLAGLSVNAVVDAAGMAKGSFYHHFPNRREYLVALHRNYHDTLTAEVLAAIDGLTPGPDRLRVGIDAFLDGCRRTKATKALLAQSRTAADLLPEVVARNAAATALMTPDIAVIGWHDPDAVAAMAVAMVAETALAELYEDGVRSDLRAAIHTMLTAGPAGPR from the coding sequence ATGGCCCGCCCCGCCGAACCCGGCCGTACCGCACTGCTCGAGGCAGGCGTCGACGTCGCCGCCGAACGCGGGCTCGCCGGATTGTCCGTCAACGCGGTGGTCGACGCCGCCGGCATGGCCAAGGGCAGCTTCTACCACCACTTCCCCAACCGCCGCGAGTATCTGGTGGCGCTGCACCGCAACTACCACGACACCCTCACCGCGGAGGTGCTCGCCGCCATCGACGGCTTGACGCCGGGTCCCGACCGGCTCCGCGTCGGCATCGACGCCTTCCTCGACGGATGTCGGCGGACCAAGGCGACGAAGGCACTGCTCGCCCAATCGCGCACCGCCGCCGACCTGCTGCCCGAGGTGGTCGCGCGAAACGCCGCGGCAACCGCACTGATGACACCCGACATCGCGGTCATCGGCTGGCACGATCCCGACGCGGTGGCGGCGATGGCGGTGGCGATGGTCGCCGAGACGGCCCTGGCCGAGCTCTACGAGGACGGGGTGCGCAGCGACCTGCGCGCGGCGATCCACACCATGCTCACCGCGGGGCCCGCCGGACCCCGGTAG
- the ychF gene encoding redox-regulated ATPase YchF produces MSLTLGIVGLPNVGKSTLFNALTRNDVLAANYPFATIEPNIGVVELPDKRLERLAEIFGSERILPATVSFVDIAGIVKGASEGEGMGNQFLANIREADAICQVVRVFADDDVVHVDGRVDPLADIEVIETELILADLQTLEKAIPRLEKDARKNKDLAETLAAAQRAQEILDDGKTLFSQKDSFDLASVRELHLMTAKPFLYVFNADEAVLTDDARKQQLRDTIAPADAVFLDAKVESELLELEESDAQELLDSIGQDEPGLRSLARAGFHTLGLQTYLTAGPKESRAWTIHQGDTAPKAAGVIHTDFEKGFIKAEVVSFDDLDAAGSMAAAKAAGKVRMEGKDYVMVDGDVVEFRFNN; encoded by the coding sequence GTGAGTCTTACCCTCGGAATCGTCGGGCTGCCCAACGTCGGCAAGTCCACCCTGTTCAACGCGCTGACGCGCAACGATGTGCTCGCCGCGAACTACCCGTTCGCGACGATCGAGCCGAACATCGGGGTGGTCGAGCTGCCCGACAAGCGGCTCGAGCGCCTCGCGGAGATCTTCGGGTCCGAGCGGATCCTGCCCGCGACCGTCTCCTTCGTCGACATCGCCGGCATCGTCAAGGGTGCCTCCGAGGGCGAGGGCATGGGCAACCAGTTCCTCGCCAACATCCGCGAGGCCGACGCCATCTGCCAGGTGGTGCGCGTGTTCGCCGACGACGACGTGGTCCACGTCGACGGCCGCGTCGACCCGCTCGCCGACATCGAGGTCATCGAGACCGAGCTGATCCTGGCCGACCTGCAGACGCTGGAGAAGGCGATCCCGCGGTTGGAGAAAGATGCCCGCAAGAACAAGGATCTCGCCGAGACCCTCGCCGCCGCCCAGCGCGCCCAGGAGATCCTCGACGACGGCAAAACCCTGTTCTCGCAGAAGGATTCATTCGACCTGGCATCGGTGCGCGAGCTGCACCTGATGACGGCCAAGCCGTTCCTCTACGTGTTCAACGCCGACGAGGCGGTGCTCACCGACGATGCGCGCAAGCAGCAGCTGCGCGACACCATCGCCCCCGCCGACGCGGTGTTCCTCGACGCCAAGGTGGAGAGCGAACTGCTCGAGCTCGAGGAGTCCGACGCACAGGAACTACTGGATTCGATCGGCCAGGACGAGCCGGGGCTGCGGTCGCTGGCCCGGGCCGGGTTCCACACCCTGGGCCTGCAGACCTATCTCACCGCCGGCCCCAAGGAATCGCGCGCCTGGACCATCCACCAGGGTGACACCGCACCCAAGGCCGCCGGGGTCATCCACACCGACTTCGAAAAGGGCTTCATCAAGGCCGAGGTCGTGTCCTTCGACGACCTCGACGCCGCCGGTTCGATGGCTGCCGCCAAAGCCGCGGGCAAGGTCCGCATGGAGGGCAAGGACTACGTCATGGTCGACGGTGACGTGGTCGAGTTCCGGTTCAACAACTAG